A stretch of DNA from Micromonospora sp. NBC_01813:
CTGTGACCACGACGACCCCCGCCGACCAACTGCTCTGCTGGGCCGACGACGCGCTGGTCGCCGCCCAACGGTTGACCTACTGGTGCGCCCGCGCCCCCGAGCTCGAAGAGGACGTCGCGCTGGCCAACATCGCGCTGGACCAGCTCGGCGTCGCCCGGCTGCTGCTGACCTACGCCGCCGAACAGCTCCCACCGGGTACGGTGCCCGCCGCACCACCCGCCGATCCGGTGACCGAGGACACCCTGGCGTTCCTGCGTACCGACCGGGAGTTCCGCAACTGCCTGCTCGTCGAGCTGCCCGACGACGATTACGCGGTCACCATCGGCAAACTGCTGTTCCTCTCCGCGCACCAACTGGCGCTCTACACCGCGCTGCGCGACGGGCCGGACCAGCGGCTCGCCGCCATCGCCGGCAAGGCCCGCAAGGAGTCCGCCTACCACTTCGACCACGCCCGGCTCTGGACGCTGCGGCTCGGCGACGGCACCGACGAGTCGCACCGACGGATGCAGCACGCGGTCGACGAGCTGTGGCCGTACACCCATGAACTGGTCGGCCCACTGCCCGGCGGCGGACCGGCCGGCCGCCGCGACGACTGGCTCGCCGCTGTCACGCCGGTCCTCGCCGAAGCGACCCTGCGGCCACCTGCGGCCGACAGCGACCGCTGGCGGCCCGGCGGCGGCCGGTCCGGTCGGCACACCGAGCACCTGTCCTTCCTGCTCGCCGAGATGCAGGTGGTGCACCGGGCACACCCGGGAGCGCGGTGGTGAGCCGCCGGGAGGTCGCGGCCCGGGCGGCCGTCGCGGCCGTCGTCGACCCGGAGATCCGGGTGCTCACCATCGACGACCTCGGCGTGCTGCGCGGCGTCGACGTCGACGAGCCCAGCGGAGCGGTGCGGGTCACCGTCACCCCCACCTACACCGGGTGCCCGGCGATGGAGCTGATCCGCGGCGAGATCGCGGCGGCGCTGGCCCGGGCCGGCTTCACCGAGGTGACGATCAGCACCGAGCTGGCACCGGCCTGGAGCACCGACTGGATCTCGCCGGCCGGGCGGGCCAAGCTCGCCGCCGCTGGCATCGCCCCACCGGCGCCGGCCACCGACGGTCCGGTGCCGGTCCAGTTGACCGTGCGCTGCCCGGCGTGCGGCTCGCCGCGCACCGAACAGCTCAGCCGGTTCGGCGCCACCGCCTGCAAGGCGCTGTGGCGGTGCCAGGACTGTGCCGAACCCTTCGAGCAGATGAAGGCCCTGTGATGATCGTCGACGACGAGGTGACCCGGTGGCGGTGACGATCAGCCGGCCGGCGCGGCGGCGCCCGGTCTTCCATCAGCTGCCGGTCGACGACGTCGATCCGCTCACCGACGACGCGGTCGCGGTCACCTTCGCGGTGCCGCCGCACCTGCGCGAGGCGTACCGGTTCCAGGCCGGGCAGCATCTGACCGTACGGCTGATGGACCCGGCCGGCGGCCCACAGGTGCGCCGTTCGTACTCGATCTGCTCGACCCCGGCGGAGCTTGTCGATCATGGACGGTTGCGGATCGGCGTGCGGCACGTCGTGGGCGGCGTCTTCTCCGGGTACGCGGTCCGCCAGCTGGCCGCCGGGTCGACCGTCGACGTGATGCCCCCGCTCGGGCACTTCACCACTGCCTTCGCGCCGGACCGATCCCGGCACTACGGGGCGTTGGCGGCCGGCTCGGGCATCACCCCGGTGTTGTCCCTGCTCGCCACCGGGCTGGCCACCGAACCCGGCAGCCGGTTCACCCTGATCCTCGGCAACCGGTCGGCGCACACCGTGATGTTCGCCGACGAGATCGCCGACCTGAAGGACCGCCACCCGACGCGGCTGCAGGTGGTGCATGTGCTCTCCCGCGAGGTCCAGGAGGCGGAGCTGCTCACCGGGCGGATCGACGCCGTCCGCTTCGGCCAGCTGCTGGAGACCGTGGTGCCGGGCGACCGGGTCGAGGAGTGGTTCCTCTGCGGTCCGTACGGGCTGGTGACGGCGGCCCAGCAGGTGCTCGCCGAGCGTGGCTTCGCGCCGGACGCGGTGCACACCGAACTGTTCCACGCCGCCGACGCACCCGCTGGCGACGCACCCGCCGCCGGATCGTCCGCCGCCGGATCGACCGGCAGCGAGCCGGCTGCCGGTGTGCTGGACGCCGGTGCGTCGACTGAGGTGACCGGCGCCGAGGTGACCGTACTGCTGGACGGGCGGGCCTCCACGGTGCGGGCGCTGCCGGGGGAGCGGGTGCTCGACGCGGCGCTGCGGGTCCGGGCCGAGCTGCCGTACGCCTGCAAGGGTGGGGTCTGCTCCACCTGCCGAGCGAAAGTGGTCGACGGCGCGGTCACGATGGCCCGCAACTACGCCCTGGAGCCCGACGAGCTGGCCGCCGGCTACGTGCTGACCTGCCAGTCCAGCCCGACCACTGGCCGGCTCACCGTCGACTACGATGCCTGACGGCGCGGCTCGGTCCGCACCTCACCGGTCCAGGTCGTGCAGCAGCCGTCGGGCCTGCGTGTGCGAGGTGACCCGGACGAACCGCAACCGACTCCACCGGGGGTCGACCATCGCGGCCCGGTAGCGTCGGCGGTAGTACGGGTGCTTCTGCCACGCCCACACGATGATCGAGTTCTCCGGGTCGCGGCTGAACAGGTTGGACCAGCGTTCCCGGTTGCCGTTCCACAGCTCCACCCGGTACGCCATCCGGCGCAGGGTGCGCCAGATGACCTGCCGCATCACCTGCCGGCGGGGCAGGTCGTACCAGATCACCGTGTCGGCGTGCTGCCAGATCGTCTCCTGCACCGCCGAGTAGTTGCCGTCGATCACCCAGCCGTCGCCGGCAATGGCATCCGCGACCGAGGCCTGGAAGTCGTCGGCCGCCGCCGGCTGCCAGCCGGGCTGGTGGAACAGCCCGTCCAACTCGACGTGTGGCACACCGAGTCGGCCCGCCAGCTCGGCAGCCATGGTGGACTTACCGGACCCTGGCCCGCCGACCACCGATACCTTCCGCACGAGTGTGCAGGCTAGCGCCGCGTCGCGATCTCGGCATCCGGTTTCGACACCTGTCCGGCGGCGGTCCGCTGACCGGGGATCGGCGTCGGGCGCAGGGCCACCTCGACGGTCTTGCGGGTGCCCCAGCCGGTCTTCCAGCAGGTTGCCACGCCGAACCAGCGGGTCGCGCGCAGGACCAACATCGCCCAGGCCACCGCGACCGGGGCGAGCGCCCAGGTGCCCCACTGGTACGCCGTCGACTGGTCCGAGCGGCGGATCGTCAGGTACCGCAGGCACTGCGCGTACCCGATGACTATCGGGACGCTCACCAGCCAGGGCAGCGCGGCGAGTGACGGCTCCTGGATCGGGATCACGATCGCCACCGTCACGAACAGCGTGGTGGACAGCAGCGTCGTCGCCCATCGGATCAGGTGCAGCCAGTAGGCCCACGAACGCAGTGGGAGGTACCGCATCCGCCACAGCGACCGGATGAACGAGCCGCGCATCCAGCGGACGAACATGCGGAGGAAGTGGCTGGTCTTCTCCGGCATCAGGGTGAAGGCGAACGCGGACGGCTGCTGGACGGTCCGGCCGTCCAACATGGCGAAGAGCGTCAGCATCGAGTCGTCGCTGAACGGCACCCGCCGCCCGGCGAACGTCTCGTTCAGATAGCTGTCCAGGTTGTCGCGGATGATCTCGCCCCGGTACACCGCGATCGGGCCGGAGTTGACCCAGACCGCCCCGAGGACGGACAGACTGGATCGGTCGGTCAACTGCCCGGCGACGAACCACAGATCGGTGAAGCGGGTCAGGAACGACGACCGGACGTTGGCCGCCATCACGATCCCCGCGACCGACCGCACCGTCGGGTCGGCCAACGGTTTGAGCAGTTCACCGAGGGCGTGCGGGTCGCTGATCGTGTCCGAGTCGACCGTCCAGTACACGTCCGCCTCGAGTGCCTGGGCGACACCGGCCGCCTGCGCGTGCCGTTTGCCCGCGTTGTCCTGGCGTAGCCACACCGGCCGGATGCCGGCGCCCGCGGCGGCCTGCTCGAACCAGGCGCGGATCTCGGTGTAGGCGGCCTCGCCGGTGGTCGATCCGTCGTCGACGACGACGATCGTCCGAGGCCGGCGGCGCTGCCCGATCATCGACTCCAGACAGGCGCGCAGCGCCGCCGGGTCTTCGTTGTACGCCGGAACGAGTGCCGCCACGTCGAGTGCGTCGAGGGCCTGTTGCCGTGCGCGGCCGACCCGGTACGGCTGGTTGAGGTACGCGAATCCCAGTTGCCACACCAGGAGGCCGTACATGAGGACGTAGACCGCGGTGAAGCGGTGCCCGGTGCCGTGGCTGAGCAGGCCGACAGCGGCCAGCGCGTGATGGGCGGCCCACACCGCCACCGCCGCCAGCAGGGCAGCGGCGGCGGCGTAGGTGCGCCCCGGGACGAGGGTCGCGGTCACCGATCTGAGGCGGGGCGACCCGGGCGGAAGGACAGTCGGACGAGTAGCGCGCCGATGACGATCATCATGGCGGCGGCGGTGACCAGGGCGGCCGGCAGCGGAAGGCTCAACTGCCCGAGACCGCCGATACCGCCGATGGTGATGGCGGCCTGGGTGCCGGTTCGTGGCAGGGACGCGGCTGACATGAAATTGTCTCCTTGAACGATCGAGTGGGGGATTCTGGGCAGCGTGAGTCGTTGCATGCATCGATATCCGGTGATGCCTATCGAACGACGTCAGGTGCTTAGTCGAACCTGTGACAGTTCCATGGGAATCGGCGGGCGAGCCGATCCCGGAGTCGCGGCCCAGCGTAGTTGGGGTGTGCCGGCTGCGCCAGAGGTAGCCACAGCAAAGTGCAAAAT
This window harbors:
- the paaC gene encoding 1,2-phenylacetyl-CoA epoxidase subunit PaaC → MTTTTPADQLLCWADDALVAAQRLTYWCARAPELEEDVALANIALDQLGVARLLLTYAAEQLPPGTVPAAPPADPVTEDTLAFLRTDREFRNCLLVELPDDDYAVTIGKLLFLSAHQLALYTALRDGPDQRLAAIAGKARKESAYHFDHARLWTLRLGDGTDESHRRMQHAVDELWPYTHELVGPLPGGGPAGRRDDWLAAVTPVLAEATLRPPAADSDRWRPGGGRSGRHTEHLSFLLAEMQVVHRAHPGARW
- the paaD gene encoding 1,2-phenylacetyl-CoA epoxidase subunit PaaD; its protein translation is MSRREVAARAAVAAVVDPEIRVLTIDDLGVLRGVDVDEPSGAVRVTVTPTYTGCPAMELIRGEIAAALARAGFTEVTISTELAPAWSTDWISPAGRAKLAAAGIAPPAPATDGPVPVQLTVRCPACGSPRTEQLSRFGATACKALWRCQDCAEPFEQMKAL
- the paaE gene encoding 1,2-phenylacetyl-CoA epoxidase subunit PaaE; translated protein: MAVTISRPARRRPVFHQLPVDDVDPLTDDAVAVTFAVPPHLREAYRFQAGQHLTVRLMDPAGGPQVRRSYSICSTPAELVDHGRLRIGVRHVVGGVFSGYAVRQLAAGSTVDVMPPLGHFTTAFAPDRSRHYGALAAGSGITPVLSLLATGLATEPGSRFTLILGNRSAHTVMFADEIADLKDRHPTRLQVVHVLSREVQEAELLTGRIDAVRFGQLLETVVPGDRVEEWFLCGPYGLVTAAQQVLAERGFAPDAVHTELFHAADAPAGDAPAAGSSAAGSTGSEPAAGVLDAGASTEVTGAEVTVLLDGRASTVRALPGERVLDAALRVRAELPYACKGGVCSTCRAKVVDGAVTMARNYALEPDELAAGYVLTCQSSPTTGRLTVDYDA
- a CDS encoding adenylate kinase, with product MRKVSVVGGPGSGKSTMAAELAGRLGVPHVELDGLFHQPGWQPAAADDFQASVADAIAGDGWVIDGNYSAVQETIWQHADTVIWYDLPRRQVMRQVIWRTLRRMAYRVELWNGNRERWSNLFSRDPENSIIVWAWQKHPYYRRRYRAAMVDPRWSRLRFVRVTSHTQARRLLHDLDR
- a CDS encoding glycosyltransferase is translated as MTATLVPGRTYAAAAALLAAVAVWAAHHALAAVGLLSHGTGHRFTAVYVLMYGLLVWQLGFAYLNQPYRVGRARQQALDALDVAALVPAYNEDPAALRACLESMIGQRRRPRTIVVVDDGSTTGEAAYTEIRAWFEQAAAGAGIRPVWLRQDNAGKRHAQAAGVAQALEADVYWTVDSDTISDPHALGELLKPLADPTVRSVAGIVMAANVRSSFLTRFTDLWFVAGQLTDRSSLSVLGAVWVNSGPIAVYRGEIIRDNLDSYLNETFAGRRVPFSDDSMLTLFAMLDGRTVQQPSAFAFTLMPEKTSHFLRMFVRWMRGSFIRSLWRMRYLPLRSWAYWLHLIRWATTLLSTTLFVTVAIVIPIQEPSLAALPWLVSVPIVIGYAQCLRYLTIRRSDQSTAYQWGTWALAPVAVAWAMLVLRATRWFGVATCWKTGWGTRKTVEVALRPTPIPGQRTAAGQVSKPDAEIATRR